The window ACAACTCGATCACTTTTCTGTTCCGGGTCATGAAGCCTTGTACCAAAAAGAGGAATCTCTTCGCGTACGCTGTCTGGCTTGCGCCCATCAATGCCGTATTTCCGAAGGCCGCCGTGGCGTTTGCCGCGTCCGCTACAATCGTAAAGGCGTGTTATATGTGCCTTCAGGATACGTGGCCGGGCTGCAAGTCGATCCCATTGAAAAGAAACCCTTTTATCACGTGCTGCCGGGAAGTGATGCCTTATCTTTAGGCATGTTAGGCTGCAATTTCCATTGCGACTTTTGCCAAAATTGGTTGAGCAGTCAAACGCTGCGCGACAGCGACGCCCTATCCGGATTTCAGCCCTGTTCCGCCGCAGAAATCGAATCCTTGGCAATCCGCTCCAAAGCAGCATCCCTTATCAGCACCTATAATGAACCTTTGATTACGGCAGATTGGGCAATCGAAATATTCGAGCGCGTCGCCAATAAAGACATATTATGCGGTTTCGTGAGTAACGGTTATGCAACCCCCACGGTGTTGGAAGTGTTGCGTCCCTTCATGAGTCTTTTTAAGGTGGATTTAAAATGTTTCACCGAACAGGGCTACAGACAAGTGGGCGGCTCCCTGAAACCTGTATTAGAAACCATAAGCCGGTTGCAGGAATTGGGCTTCTGGGTGGAAATCGTGACGCTGGTCGTTCCCGGCTTCAACGACAGCGCAGAAGAACTAAAAAAGATGGCCGCTTTTTTGGCTTCCCTTTCCCTCGATATGCCGTGGCACGTCACCGCCTTTTATCCGACCTATAAAAAAACAGACGTTCCGCCTACCTCGTCGGAACTGCTGGATAAAGCGTGGAAAATTGGCAAGGACGCCGGATTACATTATGTATATGCCGGGAATTTAGGCGGACGAGGCGGCGAAAAAGAACACACCTGGTGTCCCTCCTGCGGTACCTTGCTGGTGGAACGTGCCGGATTCCGTGTTCAGTATAACGGTATCGTGGACGGGAAATGTCCAAAATGCAGCGCATCCATCGCGGGCAAATGGCACTAGTTACGGCATCAAAAAATGATATGCAGTTGAATTTCTATCCGCTGATAGGACACAATGAGCGTATCCCCATGTCTCATTCCCAATAGAACCCCATAAAATATAGGTGTAACTGAAGCCCCTTTTTTGTATAGGGGCTGTCGGTCTTTTATGAACCAGGAAATAGCGCTATCATGAATAAGCCTGCATTTGAAGCAGTATCCGGTCCTTTTTCGTTTGCCGCAGCAGAAGCGGAAGTCCTTGCTTTTTGGAAAAAGGAACAAATCTACCATCAAAGCCTCGCCCAACGAAGCGATGCGCCGCCTTTTGTTTTTTACGAAGGGCCGCCCACAGCCAACGGATTGCCTCATCCCGGGCACTGCCTGACCCGAACAACCAAAGATATTTTTACACGCTATAAAACGATGCGCGGCTTTCTCTGTGAACGCAAAGCGGGCTGGGATACACACGGGCTGCCCGTGGAAATCGAAGTATGCAAAGAACTGGGCATCATTGACGGCGGCAAAGCAGCGATCGAAGAATATGGGGTAGAACGGTTCAATCGAGCATGCTTGGAATCGGTGTTTCGATACCAGCAAGACTGGGAAGACATGACCGACCGCATTGGCTTTTGGGTCGATATGGACCAGGCCTATGTGACCTATGTCCAATCGTATGTGGAAAGTGTTTGGTGGTCGCTCAAACAACTTTTTGATAAAGGACTACTCTATCAAGGACATAAAGTTGTTTGGTGGTGGGCGCAAGGCGGCACGGCGCTCAGTGCCGGCGAAGTGGGCGAAGGATATCGAGATACCGATGATCCCGCGATTACGGTGCGGTTGCCTTTGCATGACACAGCCAAAGAAAAGTTGGACATGGCAGGAAAAGAAGTTTCCCTTTTGATCTGGACCACCACGCCTTGGACCTTGTCCAGCAATTGCGCTGCCTGTGTCGGAGACGACATTGAATATGTCATGATTAAGCACAATGACGATGAGGGCAAAGAGGAATATCTTATCCTTGCCTCGGCGTTGGTCGCTAATAATTTTGGCGAAGAGGTCGAAATTATCCGCCATTTTTCAGGCGCGGAACTGGTCGGATTACAATACAAACCGCTCTTTGACTATGCCATGCCCGAAGATGTAATTACCGGACACGCCTCTTCCAAACATTGGGTTATCATCGCCGGTGATTTTGTAGATTTGTCTACCGGTACGGGCATTGTCCATGTTGCGCCTGCCTTCGGTGAAGATGACTACCGCGTCTGCCGTGAACAGGGTATAGGATTCCTTTGTTTCGTCAAGCCGGATGGCACCTTCGATGAGCGGGTCAACGACGTGGATCCCTACGATGGCACACCTTTATCCGGACAATTCTGTAAAGACGCTGATAAAGCCATTATTCGTGTTTTAAAAGAGCGCGGTCTAATCCTGCGCCATGAACAGCTGCGCCACTCCTATCCCTTTTGTCCGCGGGCAGAACAAGATCCCTTGATTCAATATGCACGGCGCAGCTGGTTTATACGCACCTCTGATTTCCGAAACGCTTTCCTTGAAAATAACCAACATATTAAATGGCAGCCTGAACATATCCGAGATGGGCGTTTTGGAAACTTTCTGGAAGGTAATGTTGATTGGGCGCTCTCTCGAGAACGCTATTGGGGAACGCCGCTGCCCGTTTGGGTATGTGAAAAAACAGGCTACCAAGAATGTATCGCTTCCTACGATGAATTGCTCGCGAAGGACGATGTGCAGGGAACAGAAGTTTGGGCAGAAGCCAAGAAGAAACATCCTGAACTGAGCGAGCATTTAAAAGTACATAAACCTTATATCGATGCCATCAGCTACCGCAGCCCCAAAGATCCTGAAGCGCGTATGAGACGGGTCAGCGAAGTTATTGACGTGTGGTACGATTCGGGAGCCATGCCTTTTGCACAGTGGGGATATCCTCATGTTCCGGGATCAGAGGCTTTGTTAAAAGCCAATTTCCCGGCAGACTTCATCAGCGAAG of the Candidatus Hydrogenedentota bacterium genome contains:
- the amrS gene encoding AmmeMemoRadiSam system radical SAM enzyme; its protein translation is MVTFSSNQGSVEQQLDHFSVPGHEALYQKEESLRVRCLACAHQCRISEGRRGVCRVRYNRKGVLYVPSGYVAGLQVDPIEKKPFYHVLPGSDALSLGMLGCNFHCDFCQNWLSSQTLRDSDALSGFQPCSAAEIESLAIRSKAASLISTYNEPLITADWAIEIFERVANKDILCGFVSNGYATPTVLEVLRPFMSLFKVDLKCFTEQGYRQVGGSLKPVLETISRLQELGFWVEIVTLVVPGFNDSAEELKKMAAFLASLSLDMPWHVTAFYPTYKKTDVPPTSSELLDKAWKIGKDAGLHYVYAGNLGGRGGEKEHTWCPSCGTLLVERAGFRVQYNGIVDGKCPKCSASIAGKWH
- a CDS encoding isoleucine--tRNA ligase — protein: MNKPAFEAVSGPFSFAAAEAEVLAFWKKEQIYHQSLAQRSDAPPFVFYEGPPTANGLPHPGHCLTRTTKDIFTRYKTMRGFLCERKAGWDTHGLPVEIEVCKELGIIDGGKAAIEEYGVERFNRACLESVFRYQQDWEDMTDRIGFWVDMDQAYVTYVQSYVESVWWSLKQLFDKGLLYQGHKVVWWWAQGGTALSAGEVGEGYRDTDDPAITVRLPLHDTAKEKLDMAGKEVSLLIWTTTPWTLSSNCAACVGDDIEYVMIKHNDDEGKEEYLILASALVANNFGEEVEIIRHFSGAELVGLQYKPLFDYAMPEDVITGHASSKHWVIIAGDFVDLSTGTGIVHVAPAFGEDDYRVCREQGIGFLCFVKPDGTFDERVNDVDPYDGTPLSGQFCKDADKAIIRVLKERGLILRHEQLRHSYPFCPRAEQDPLIQYARRSWFIRTSDFRNAFLENNQHIKWQPEHIRDGRFGNFLEGNVDWALSRERYWGTPLPVWVCEKTGYQECIASYDELLAKDDVQGTEVWAEAKKKHPELSEHLKVHKPYIDAISYRSPKDPEARMRRVSEVIDVWYDSGAMPFAQWGYPHVPGSEALLKANFPADFISEGIDQTRGWFYALLAISTMVFDDPLPRPFRNCICLGLVHGEDGLKLSKRLKNYKDPTELFDKYSADALRWSLMAKNPPTNANRLAERNVEEAQREMMLRWYNVYSFFVIYANLDHFTPVGAPASLLQELGCNPSATTADQSSAPLPPFQAIEKRGELDRWIISELNRVSLECTQALDNYESYPATRELAVFLEALSNWYVRRSRARFWASEWTQDKADAYWTLYECLLKFSQLMAPFTPFFADLTWKNLVRPLKAAPISVHLAPFPQSTSEQVDSALIHAMTAVREAVNLGLSARRNENIKVRQPLGLCRIIVANPVLREVLNANAALLLEELNIKSLEFADNPETYVAYEVKPNFKLMGPRFGAKVKQIAQILAKSDGAALFAQLQETGSIEVMLEGAPIELSEKEVDVRLQAREGFAAAQGQSMVVVLTTTITEELRQEGWAREFIRYIQDLRKEHKLPYDARIGIRISIAEGSLKEALQRFEKTIAGEVLATHWAYDNESTAGERSVEIDGMKASVSITESTES